Proteins encoded in a region of the Phaenicophaeus curvirostris isolate KB17595 chromosome 1, BPBGC_Pcur_1.0, whole genome shotgun sequence genome:
- the PHLDA1 gene encoding pleckstrin homology-like domain family A member 1: MPESGCKAVKEGVLEKRSDGLLQLWKKKRCILTEEGLLLVPPKEPPPAEPAAKIKELHFSNMKTVDCVERKGKYVYFTVVMAEGKEIDFRCAQEQGWNAAITLQMVQYKNRQAILAVRSTRQKQQHLAQPHGPRLRSPPGSAERR; encoded by the exons ATGCCGGAGAGCGGCTGCAAGGCGGTGAAGGAGGGcgtgctggagaagaggagcgaCGGGCTCCTGCAGCTCTGGAAGAAGAAGCGCTGCATCCTCACCGAGGAGGGGCTGCTCCTCGTCCCCCCGAAGGAGCCGCCGCCCGCCGAGCCGGCCGCCAAGATTAAGGAGCTTCACTTCTCCAACATGAAGACGGTGGACTGCGTGGAGCGGAAGGGCAAGTACGTGTACTTCACGGTGGTGATGGCCGAGGGGAAGGAGATCGACTTTCGGTGCGcgcaggagcagggctggaacGCGGCGATCACGCTGCAGATGGTGCAGTACAAGAACCGCCAGGCCATCCTGGCCGTGCGCTCCACgcggcagaagcagcagcacctggCGCAGCCCCACGGCCCGCGGCTCCGCAGCCCCCCCGGCTCCGCAGAGCGCAG GTGA